The following coding sequences lie in one Mycobacterium sp. Z3061 genomic window:
- the menE gene encoding o-succinylbenzoate--CoA ligase produces MLDGNDSALVVGPEHALDSTVRGLRVGEEIDEDVALVVTTSGTTGAPKGALLTAAALRASASATYRHLGGPGRWLLAIPPYHIAGLQVLIRSLLAGSEPVELDVSTGFDVTELPGAIARLGSGRRYTSLVAAQLAKALADPAATAALAELDAILLGGGPAPRPVLDAAAAAGVSVVRTYGMSETAGGCVYDGIPLDGVKLRVHDDGRIALGGATLARGYRNPVDPNPFEDGWFLTDDLGSVDDSGVLTVLGRIDDAISTGGLTVLPGPVEAALFTHPAVADCAVFGVDDARLGQRVVAAIVLQAGSAAPTVQELRSHVARTLDATAAPRELHVVSELPRRGIGKVDRRALAQRFSQ; encoded by the coding sequence GTGCTCGACGGCAATGATTCCGCGCTGGTCGTCGGCCCCGAGCACGCCCTGGATTCCACGGTTCGCGGCTTGCGCGTCGGGGAAGAGATCGACGAGGACGTCGCCCTGGTGGTGACGACGTCGGGAACCACCGGCGCTCCCAAGGGTGCGCTGCTGACCGCCGCGGCCCTGCGGGCGAGCGCTTCGGCGACCTACCGGCACCTCGGCGGACCCGGACGCTGGCTGCTGGCCATACCGCCGTATCACATCGCCGGTCTGCAGGTGCTGATCCGCAGCCTGCTGGCGGGATCGGAACCGGTCGAACTCGATGTCTCGACCGGCTTCGACGTTACTGAATTGCCCGGCGCCATAGCGCGTTTGGGCTCTGGGCGGCGTTATACCTCACTGGTCGCCGCCCAGCTGGCCAAGGCGCTGGCCGATCCTGCCGCCACGGCCGCGCTGGCCGAGCTGGACGCCATCCTGCTCGGCGGCGGGCCCGCGCCACGACCGGTGCTCGATGCCGCGGCCGCTGCCGGTGTCTCGGTGGTCCGCACCTACGGAATGAGCGAGACCGCCGGCGGCTGCGTCTACGACGGTATCCCGCTGGACGGGGTGAAACTGCGGGTGCACGATGACGGCCGGATCGCGCTGGGTGGCGCCACGCTGGCCAGAGGCTACCGCAACCCGGTCGATCCGAATCCGTTCGAAGACGGTTGGTTTCTCACCGATGACCTTGGCTCCGTGGATGATTCGGGTGTCCTGACGGTGCTGGGCCGGATCGACGACGCGATCAGCACCGGCGGATTGACCGTGTTGCCGGGTCCGGTCGAGGCGGCCCTCTTCACCCATCCCGCCGTGGCGGACTGCGCGGTTTTCGGAGTTGACGACGCCCGGCTGGGCCAGCGGGTGGTCGCCGCAATTGTGCTGCAGGCCGGATCCGCAGCGCCGACCGTGCAGGAACTGCGGTCCCACGTCGCGCGCACCCTGGACGCCACTGCCGCACCGCGGGAGTTGCATGTGGTCTCCGAGCTGCCGCGCCGGGGCATCGGGAAGGTCGACCGCCGGGCGTTGGCGCAACGCTTTAGTCAATAG
- a CDS encoding DUF3349 domain-containing protein, with protein sequence MNRFLSSIVSWLRAGYPDGIPPTDSFAVLALLARRLTNDEIVTVANELMQRGELNIDKIDIGVAITQLTDELPSPDDVERVRKRLAAQGWPLDDVRDNGDHA encoded by the coding sequence ATGAACCGTTTTCTCAGTTCGATCGTCTCGTGGCTGCGCGCGGGGTATCCGGACGGCATTCCGCCGACGGATTCCTTCGCCGTGCTGGCGTTGCTGGCCCGCCGCCTGACCAACGACGAGATCGTCACGGTGGCCAACGAATTGATGCAGCGCGGCGAACTCAACATCGACAAGATCGACATCGGCGTCGCGATAACCCAACTCACCGACGAACTGCCGTCGCCCGACGACGTCGAGCGCGTCCGTAAGCGATTGGCCGCCCAGGGTTGGCCCCTGGATGACGTGCGCGACAACGGAGACCACGCATAG
- a CDS encoding DUF2064 domain-containing protein — MTLPVTVLVVAKAPEPGLAKTRLAATVGNRVAAEIAAAALLDTLDAVAAAPVAARVVALTGNLDNAAGTAELRERLGAFTVVEQRGDDFADRLVNAHADAANAGYPVLQIGMDTPQVSAELLTGCARRLLEAPAVLGMAQDGGWWVLGVRSPDAAQCLRGVPMSQSDTGNLTRKALQDNGIEVALVQELADIDVIGDVAGVRQVCGRTSRFARATEGVATSS; from the coding sequence GTGACTCTGCCGGTCACGGTGCTGGTGGTCGCCAAAGCGCCCGAGCCTGGGCTGGCCAAGACCCGGCTGGCGGCGACGGTCGGAAACCGCGTCGCCGCCGAGATAGCCGCCGCCGCGCTGCTCGACACGCTCGACGCGGTGGCCGCGGCCCCGGTGGCCGCGCGAGTGGTCGCCCTGACCGGCAATCTGGACAATGCCGCCGGGACAGCTGAGCTCCGGGAACGGCTCGGCGCGTTCACCGTCGTCGAACAGCGCGGCGACGATTTCGCCGACCGCCTGGTCAACGCCCACGCCGACGCGGCGAACGCGGGCTACCCGGTGCTGCAGATCGGGATGGACACGCCGCAAGTCAGCGCCGAGTTGCTGACCGGGTGCGCGCGCCGGTTGCTGGAAGCTCCGGCCGTGCTCGGAATGGCGCAGGACGGTGGCTGGTGGGTGCTCGGGGTGCGCAGTCCGGACGCCGCCCAGTGCCTTCGCGGCGTCCCGATGTCGCAGTCCGACACCGGCAATCTCACGCGTAAAGCGCTGCAGGACAACGGTATTGAGGTGGCTCTGGTGCAGGAGCTGGCCGATATCGACGTCATCGGCGACGTAGCAGGGGTGCGTCAGGTGTGCGGACGCACCAGTCGCTTCGCTCGCGCCACCGAAGGCGTCGCTACCAGTTCGTGA
- a CDS encoding anion permease, which yields MNIQLFLLIIVVITALAFDFTNGFHDTGNAMATSIASGALAPKVAVALSAVLNLIGAFLSTAVAATIAKGLIDANLVTLELVFAGLVGGIVWNLLTWLLGIPSSSSHALIGGIVGATIAAVGGHGVIWKGVISKVLIPAVIAALLAIVVGAAATWLVYRITRGTSDERTEAGFRRGQIGSASLVSLAHGTNDAQKTMGVIFLALMSYGSVSKTASMPPLWVIVCCALAMAGGTYLGGWRIIRTLGKGLVEIKSPQGMAAESSSAAVILLSAHFGYALSTTQVCTGSVLGSGVGKPGAEVRWGVAGRMATAWLVTLPLSGLVGAVTYWIVHLIGGYPGAIVGFAMLVAVAATIYLRSRRVKVDHKNVNADWEGHLTAGLDGGDEHELSPPPPPSSPMPPSPPTPPARQYGSDGQIPARNAS from the coding sequence GTGAACATTCAGCTGTTCCTCTTGATCATCGTCGTGATCACCGCACTCGCATTCGACTTCACCAACGGCTTCCACGACACCGGTAACGCCATGGCGACCTCCATCGCCAGTGGCGCGCTGGCGCCGAAGGTTGCGGTCGCGCTCTCGGCGGTGCTCAACCTGATCGGCGCATTCCTGTCCACGGCGGTGGCGGCAACCATCGCCAAGGGGTTGATCGACGCCAACCTGGTGACCCTGGAATTGGTGTTCGCCGGCCTGGTGGGCGGCATCGTCTGGAATTTGCTCACCTGGTTGCTCGGGATTCCCTCGAGCTCCTCGCACGCACTGATCGGTGGCATCGTAGGTGCCACCATCGCTGCCGTCGGCGGACACGGGGTGATCTGGAAAGGCGTGATCTCCAAGGTCCTCATCCCTGCCGTGATCGCCGCGCTGCTGGCGATCGTCGTTGGCGCGGCAGCCACCTGGCTGGTCTACCGGATCACCCGCGGCACCTCGGACGAGCGCACCGAGGCGGGTTTCCGGCGCGGGCAGATCGGGTCGGCGTCTCTGGTCTCGCTGGCCCACGGCACCAACGATGCGCAAAAGACGATGGGCGTGATCTTCCTGGCCCTGATGTCCTACGGGTCGGTCAGCAAGACGGCCTCCATGCCGCCGCTGTGGGTCATCGTGTGCTGCGCGCTGGCCATGGCCGGCGGTACCTACCTGGGCGGCTGGCGCATCATCCGCACCCTGGGCAAGGGACTGGTCGAGATCAAGTCCCCGCAGGGCATGGCCGCCGAATCCTCCTCGGCCGCAGTCATTCTGCTGTCGGCCCACTTCGGCTACGCGCTGTCCACCACGCAGGTCTGCACCGGCTCGGTGCTGGGCAGCGGCGTGGGAAAGCCGGGCGCCGAGGTCCGCTGGGGAGTGGCCGGCCGGATGGCGACCGCGTGGCTGGTGACGCTGCCGCTGTCAGGTTTGGTCGGTGCGGTCACCTACTGGATCGTGCACCTCATCGGCGGGTACCCCGGTGCGATCGTCGGCTTCGCGATGCTGGTCGCGGTCGCGGCCACCATCTACCTGCGGTCGCGCCGGGTGAAGGTCGACCACAAGAACGTCAACGCCGACTGGGAGGGCCACCTGACGGCCGGGTTGGACGGCGGGGACGAGCACGAACTGTCGCCGCCCCCACCGCCGTCCAGTCCGATGCCGCCGAGTCCGCCGACACCGCCGGCACGTCAGTACGGCTCCGACGGCCAGATCCCCGCTCGGAACGCCTCATGA